One Candidatus Woesearchaeota archaeon DNA segment encodes these proteins:
- a CDS encoding DUF58 domain-containing protein: MAIKTDFLRQLDKFQLIIKKKVTSSYSGPRESREYGRGLVFKDHKEYVAGDDFRTLDWNVYARTENFYIKRYEEERNLTVHIIIDGSASMNYGKDIKKFEYAAMIGLGFAYMALKNNEKFVFSLFSDKLEPLRPRKGTQQMMELLQYLNNHKITGKTKIGDAMQAYKKFISSRSLVVIISDLLIDSAELKEILPQFKKHELKVIQVLDPMEKELDLTGDLVLHDAETNLLLRTFVSRRLREKYKGRLMEHSQEVENVCAKLNAKFISVTTDTPVFDVFAKILR; the protein is encoded by the coding sequence ATGGCCATCAAAACAGATTTTCTGAGGCAGCTGGACAAATTCCAGCTGATTATCAAGAAAAAGGTCACATCAAGCTATTCAGGCCCGCGCGAATCCAGGGAGTATGGCAGGGGATTGGTGTTCAAGGACCACAAGGAATATGTGGCAGGCGATGACTTCAGGACCCTGGACTGGAATGTCTATGCAAGGACTGAGAATTTCTACATAAAAAGGTATGAGGAAGAGCGGAACCTGACCGTGCATATCATCATTGACGGCTCTGCCAGCATGAATTATGGCAAGGACATAAAAAAATTCGAGTATGCCGCGATGATTGGCCTGGGATTTGCCTACATGGCGCTGAAAAACAATGAGAAATTCGTCTTTTCCCTTTTTTCGGACAAGCTGGAGCCGCTCAGGCCGCGCAAGGGCACCCAGCAGATGATGGAATTGCTGCAATACCTGAACAACCACAAGATAACGGGAAAGACAAAAATCGGCGATGCAATGCAGGCGTACAAGAAATTCATCAGCAGCAGGAGCCTCGTGGTGATAATATCAGATTTGCTGATAGATTCTGCCGAGCTGAAAGAGATATTGCCGCAGTTCAAGAAGCATGAACTAAAGGTCATCCAGGTACTGGACCCAATGGAAAAGGAACTGGACCTGACGGGCGATTTGGTGCTGCATGATGCAGAGACGAACCTGCTGCTTCGGACATTTGTTTCCAGGAGATTGAGGGAGAAATACAAGGGAAGACTGATGGAGCACAGCCAGGAAGTGGAGAATGTGTGCGCGAAATTGAACGCAAAATTCATTTCTGTGACAACAGACACTCCTGTTTTCGACGTGTTTGCGAAGATATTGAGATAA